The genomic stretch TTCTTTTTTATAGACTTCGGGCTCCCAAACTTTTACCCCAAAGCCCTCCTTTCCTCCATGCAATGTATTCTCCCCGTTGTTTTTTGTCACTTGGTACGTCTCTCCCTCCAGCGTAAATGCAGCCCCTCCTATTCGATTGGCATATCTGCCCACAGCAGCTCCTAGATAGGGACCGTTTTTGGTAAAGTAATCCGGGATCTCTTCCAGCGCCAAGACTACATTCTCCAGCTTGCCGTTTTTGTCAGGAACAATGATTCTAGAAATAATCCCACCGAAATTGGTCATCTCCACCTGCATTTCACCATTATCCAATACATAGTGAAACACATCCTTCCCTTGCCAAGAATCGACCTTTTCAGCTTTTATAGTAAGCGATGCTGCCTCTTGGATGACTGTAGATTTTGTTTGGCCAGAACTAAGGGATATTGTCATAACACTTATAGCTAGGCTGATTAATGCATTTTTGGGTTTCATGTTAAAGAAAAGTCAATTGTAAAAAGATTGTTAATAAAGATTTTCAGGCCCTGCATCTCTCTCAGTCTCTGTTATACTTAGCCTCGATTTTGTCAAGTTGTTTTTTAAGCTCCTGCTGATCGTATATTTCCCCTTTCATCACCACCATGACGGGATTTTTCAATGTCTCCAAATCTTCAAGAGGATTGGACTTTACCAATACAAAATCAGCCGACGCTCCTTCCTTGATTACTCCCCAATTCCCTTCTTGGCCGAAATATCTGGCAGGATTCACAGAACCTGATTTCAGAATCTCATAATTGGACATGCCTGCTTTGGACATCAGGTCGATCTCATGATGAATAGAAAAACCCGGAACATTGAAAACCTGGGGAGAATCTGAGGACATCAACATCGGCACACCTGCTTCATGTAAGGTCATCAAAAGTTGATTTCTGAAATCCAGGTAAGGTTGCACATTTTCTCTTGTCAATATACCGGACTGCTCATGGGGTGTTTTCGCATTGATCCAACTCTGTACCTGCTGAGCCGACATATACTTCATCTCCGGTATATTTCGGTACTCTTCCGCCGGCTTAAAGCCAAAATAACGGTCAAACAAAGTCAAAGTCGGAGCCATCCAAGCGCCAGTTTCCAGCGTCAAATTAACCAATTCAGGAAGTCTGCTCATGTCAGCCTCTTCAACCAGAAGCATGGAGAAAGGCCCTGCTATCTCTGGATCCAAAACCCGGGAATAATCAGGGATCAATGCCTCAATATAACCATCCATATGCTCAACGGATTTATAACCATTTTCCAGACTGGCTTTTAGTCCCACATCCAAAGAGACATGCCCCCCAAATGGAATACCTACTTGATTTGCAGTAGTGGCTATGGCCAGAAACTCATCCATTTTCAATCCCGGATGCAGCTTCAGATGATCATAACCAGCATCTTTTTGGTCACGAACCATCTGTGCGGCCTGCTCAGGGGAAGATACGGTAGATCCTCTAAAGGATGGGCCGGATAAAAATAATCTTGGCCCATCCAGTTCACCTGAAGCTATTCTTTCTTTGAGCTTCAAATGTGAAGCATCTCCTATCATCCCACGTACACGCAATACACCATTGGCCAAATACAGCCACATAGCCTCTTCCTGAAGTTGGGAATCCCCATTTTGGGCGATAGGAATATGGGAATGAAATTCTGCCAAACCTGGATAGACATATCCACCATTCCCATCTATCACCTGATCAACAGGATAAGCCTCAGAATCAGACATGGGGATTATGCTATGAATCTTGCCTTCTTGAACCAAAATCGAGTAATTTTCCAGAACCTCTTCATCCTCCATCGAAATAATATTCACATTAGAAACAAGGTATGACTGGCATAAAACAGTGGTAAATGAACTGAAAAGCAGGATTAAACAGGTATAGGAAGTTTTCATAATTATAGTGGGACATGTGATTTCAATATCGTAAAAAAATCCCTTAAATACTGACCCCTTAAAATTCCATTCACTTATCTGCCTATTGTCAACCTTAAGTGTGCCGATAATCCTAGGTGAACTTGCCACCATTGAAGAACATGTCTTATCAAATGAAGGGGAATGCTGATCGAATTAACTTAAATGACAGTTTAATAAATTCTCTATTGCTTGGCTCTATAGCTTGCAGAGGACTGAATATGGGAATTAACTTAAATAAAAAACTTCCAGTGGGGAGAAAGTAACATCATCCTGACTCAACCTTTGCTTTCTTCCGGTACTCCCAAATACCGCATTGCTTGTGACAGCATTTCCTCCGGCGTATGTAGTATATTCAGTTTAAGCCCATAGTGTGGTTCTTCCCAGGTAGCGAATTGTGAATCCAACATACCCGCTTTCATGTAGTGGTTTTTCCTGGCTAGCATCCTACGCCATATCAACTCCTTATCGCCTTTCAGATGAATCCATTGCACAGAATTCTTTCCTTTTAAAAGTTCCCGATAACTTTCTTTTAAAGCAGAACATGCTAAAACGGCTCCTCCACTTTTCTCATGCTCAGCTAATAAATCTGCCAGAGCTTGAAGCCATGGCATTCTATCCTCATCATTAAGAGGAATACCTTTACTCATTTTTTCAATATTATTCTGAGGATGATAATTATCCGCATCGAAAAATGGGAGATTCAACAAATTGGCTATTCCAGATCCAATTGTGGTTTTACCTGTTCCTGATACTCCTGTAACGACTATAAGCATCCGGAAAGTTAGGATTTTTTCTTTATGACTCCTCAACATCAAACGGTGATTATGCCAGTACAATTCCGAAGTATAGTTTCACTCATGTAAAACTTTTATAAAATTTTTATGAAAGATCGTATTATTAAAAAACATTTTTTAGATTTGTTTAAGTAAGTACTAAAGGCAAAGTTATTAAGCCTAAAAACGCCATTGAATAGATTACATTAGAATTCGCTTTTATGGAATCTTTAAAAGCATGTCAAGTCAACATTTTAAAATTACTTCTTCAGAGTAGTCCCAATCCAAACCTGTCTAAACAGTTATGCTAAGTAAGTATCCGCTTTCAGAAGTCGAAAAAAGTTTCCTACAGGAATCTGGTGTTGAGAAAATCAGCACGCTAATTCCGTACCTTCAAGTTGACAATTTCCCCAAACTAGGCCTGCTCACCGCCTGCCGGTTTCTAGAATGGGCATCGGCAAACCCGGAGGGAGTCATCAGTTTACCAACAGGTAAAACGCCAGAGTTTTTCATCAAATGGACCCAGTTTCTATTAGAAAATTGGGACAATAAAAAAGGCAAGGAAGTAAGGGAGAAATATGGTTTGGGCAATATCAAGAAGCCTGTCCTTAAGGATCTGACATTCGTACAGATTGATGAATTCTATCCTATTTCTTCAAAGCAGAACAACAGCTTTTACGATTATGTAAACAAGTTCTATATCCAGGGGTTTGGACTTTCTAAAGAAAAAGCAATCCTGATCAATTCAGATGAGATCCCTTTGGCAAATGGGCTTCATTTCAAAGAGGTGTTTCCTGATCTGAAAGTTGACCTAAGCCTGAGATTCCGCGACCCCAAAAATGAAATGGAGAAATTGCAGCAGCGGTCTATCTACATGATCGACCAGTGGTGCGGGGAATATGAGCAAAAAATAAGGGATGCAGGTGGAATAGGTTTTTTTCTGGGTGGAATAGGCCCAGATGGACATATTGCCTTCAACACCCGAGGATCTCATATGTATTCCGTCACCAGATTGACAGAAACTAATTTTGAAACCCAGGCAGTAGCAGCAGGTGATTTGGGAGGGATAGAAGTTTCCTCCAACAGACTTGTGATCACCATTGGCTTAGACACCATTGTCTATAACCCTGAAGCAGTGGCGATCATCATAGCCGCGGGAGAGGCAAAAGCAGGAATCGTAAAAGATTCCCTCGAAACCCCACTAAACAACGTCTATCCAGCCACAGTCCTACAAAAACTAAAAAATGGAAGATTCTATGTGACTAAAGGAGCTGGGGTAAAACTGACTGATTCTGTAGATGCCTATTATCAAAAAGGCGAATGGACCTGGGAAAAAACCGAACGGGCTGTAATTGATCTCTGTAAAAAACTGGGGAAATACGGTCACAGGATAAAGCTATCTGACCTAAAATCAGACCAATACACCAAGCTGATCCCTGATTTGTCAGAAGAGACTGTCAATGAGGTGATGAAAAGCATAGAAGGCAAGCTATCAAAAGGGCTGGAACAAGAAAAAAATGAGGTATTACTTCATACTGGGCCGCACCACGACGATATATCCTTAGGTATCTTACCACATATCACCAACCAGCTGCATGAACCCACAAATGAGGCGCACTTCTCTGTATTGACCTCAGGTTTTACAGCAGTGACCAATACGTTTGTGATCGACACACTACAGCATACCAAGAAGTTATTGGACAACGGGGAAATCCAAATGGTCCACTACGAAGACTTTTTTGATGTAGGATATAGTCTTAAAACAGATAAAGACGTTTATCATTACCTCACAAATGTAGCCTCTGAGGACGCAGAGCAACGACTAAGAGGGCTTTGCCACCGAGTGGTCAGGGCTTTGGTGATCGTATATGAGATCAAGAATAAAACCCAACTGAGAGAAACGATCAATGACGTCATCAGCATTCTGAAAAACAGCTATGATGGAGAGAAAAACCCTGCAAAAGTACAGAAACTAAAGGGGATGATCCGGGAGTTTGAAGAGGAACTGGTTTGGGCACATTTTGGGGTTCAGGTGAAAAACGTCCACCATCTTAGACTTGGCTTCTACACAGGGGATATTTTCACAGAGCAGCCTGACAAAGATCGCGATGTGGAACCGATCGTGGAAATGTTTAGAAAAATCAATCCTACAAAGATTAGCTTAACACTAGATCCGGAAGGATCCGGGCCGGACACTCATTATAAAGTACTGCAAGCCACTGCCGCTGCCGTGAAAAAATGGGGTGAGGAGAAAGATATCAGTGACCTTCGCATCATCGGCTATAGGAACGTTTGGTTCAAGTTTGAGCCTCATGAAGCCAATGTAATAGTACCTGTATCATTAGGAGATATGTCTGTTATGGAAGACTCATTTGCCAATTGCTATCTAAGTCAGGTGAATGCATCTTTCCCAAGTTATTCCCACAATGGTAAGTTCAGTACAGTGGCCAAAAGGATCTGGGTAGATCAGTTAGACTCCATACAGCTTTTGCTTGGCAAAAATTACTTCTACCAGCATGATCGGGCAAAAGTAAGATCAAGCCACGGTTTGATTTTCTTCAGGGATATGAATGTAGAGGAGTTTCTGTCCACTGCCAGAGAACTGGAGAAGTCAATCGAAGGAATGCTATAAAAAACACCAAACCTGCAGCTTCGCTTAAGAAATAAAAATCTTAAGCGAAGCAAACAATAACCTATCAACCTTATTTTAGTAGCGAATGGAAAAAGCCATTTTAGGATTAGACATTGGAGGCACCGGGATCAAGGGTGGTGTGCTAATTAATGGACATTTAGAGGATATACGATCAATAGCTACCCCTGCTCGGGAAAGCAAAGAATTCATTCTGGAAACCATTTCAGATTTTATAGAGAGTTATATGGGATATGACTTGGCGGGAATCGGAATTGGCATCCCAGGTCTGGTTGATGCGCGGGAAGGGATCGTTCTAGGTCTTTCAAATATCCCCGCTTTTCAGCATGTGGAGTTGAAGAAGTTTCTGACGGAGAGATTTGCCAAGCCTGTTTTTATTAATAATGATGCCAACTGCTTTGCCTCCGGGGTCCATAAATTCGGGGTAGGCAGGAAGTTTAACCACATGGTAGGCATCACGCTGGGAACTGGAATCGGGGGAGGCATCGTGATCAACGGACACCTCTATAGTGGTGTTAACTCTGCAGCGGGTGAATGGTGTAGTGCCTCCTATCTTGACCATGATTATGAACATTACTGCAGCGGAAAGTTTTTTGAAAAATACTATCACAAAAAACCTAAAGCACTTGCCAAGCTGGCACTCGCCGGAGATATCCAGGCATTAAAAGCATTTGAGGAATTCGGCCATCATCTCGGTGAACTGATCAAGCATATCTTATATTCCCTCGCTCCTGAGGCAGTTATCTTGGGAGGATCAATCAGAAAAACATATCCGCTGTTTAAAGAATCTTTGCTTAGAACGATTTCAACATTCAAGTATCCTACGGTCATAGAACGATTTGAAATTTTGCTTTCAGAGATGGACGAAACAGCTATTCATGGAGCAGTGGCCTTAGTGGAACTGGAAAATGAAAACGAAGTAGTTAATAATTAGGTATAAATTGGTTTGTAGTTTGTTAAAGGTGGTTTTATTTCTAAAACCACTTTTTTTTTCCTATCTCGAGAATCCTTGGTGATGATGAGTCAAGTACAAATTAGAAATGAGAATGTCTAGTAAAAAAATCTCATAATTCAGTATTGATCTACTACTCTACTATCAGGCTGAGAGTTATAGACTAAATTCTTCATTAAAGTATCTACCCCGTCGTCCAAGAGATCGATACCAACAGCCCAAATCAACCTCTAATAAACTTGGATATCTCTGATTTGATGCTGGTAAAGTGCTTAATCAGGCCATTATAATCCCCTGCTCCTATCAACTCCTTATCAAAGAGGGAACTTCCCATTCCCACTCCAAAGGCACCCGCATCAAAAAATGACCTGATGTTACTGACAGATACACCCCCAGTAGGAAGCAGCTTTATATTATTTAAAGGAGCCAGTACGTCTTTGATATACTGTACTCCAAGTTGCGTAGCGGGGAATACTTTGACTGCAGAAGCTCCCAAAGACCAAGCTTTATAAATCTCCGAAGGAGTAAATGCTCCCGGAAAAACTGGGATTTGTTGATCCGCTGCATGGGTGATTACAATTTCATCGACGATAGGAGTCACAATAAACTGGGCTCCAGAGTCGATGGCATCCTTCAAGCCGCTCAGATCGCAAACTGTACCTGCACCGATATTGAGAGCAGGAAACTGTGTTCGCAAAGCGGAAATCATCTTAGATGCGCCAGCTGTATTCATGGTAATCTCCAAGGTAGTAAGTCCAGCTTCTTCATAGGCTTCTGCTATTTTCAATACATCATCAAGTGAATGTCCCCTGCTAATCCCTATAATCGGTGCTTTTTGGTAGTGCTCCCAGAATAGTATGTTTGCCTTGTTCATACAATAAAAATTTCTTTGCAAATGGATATAAATTGATGGTACAAGATAAAGACTGCTGTCGAACTTCATTCAAACTTTTTACTTGATTTTTGTAGAACAATTCTGGATTTAACCAGCCCGCTAGGACTAGTTACCTGGTAATCTGTAAGTTTTATACTGACCCCATCCCATAGAACAGGCTTTTTCACATCTTTTTAACACTGAGATTACATTGGCGGTAAAAAGCTACGTAATGTTACTAATTTTTTAATAATCCGCTGATACTGAGTTCAATTGGAGGATATATCTTTCCACCAAAACCAGAATGGTGAAGACTCAATTCAAAACGATAGTTGTATCCGATGTACATCTGGGTACAAAAGGCTCTAAAGCCAAAGAAATCGCACGGTTTCTTAAACAGTACAACTGTGATAACCTCATACTGAACGGGGATATCATAGATGGCTGGCAACTCAAGAAATCAGGCTCCTGGAAGAGAAAGCACACCCGCTTTTTCAATAGAATCCTGAAAATGATTGAAAATCACAGTACTAAGGTGTATTATCTGCGGGGCAACCACGATGATTTTCTAGACCAGATTCTTCCCTTCCAGATGGGGAATCTGTCGATCCAAAAGGACATGATCTATGAAAGTCACGGAAAAAAATATTTTATCACGCACGGAGATGTTTTTGACAGCATTACCACTAACCTTCGCTGGATTGCTTATTTGGGTGACATAGGCTACACATTTTTGCTCTGGCTAAATAGTGTGGTGAATCACTATCGGGTCAAACAAGGCCTCCCCTATTTCTCCCTTTCCCAATATGTGAAGGGCAAAGTAAAATCAGCTGTATCCTATATAGATCAGTACGAAGAAGAACTGGCCAAAATGGCCAAAGTCAAAGGCTGCGATGGCATCATCTGTGGTCATATTCACAAACCTGAAAACCGGGAAATTGATGGAATCCAATACCTGAATTCGGGTGACTGGGTGGAGACTATGAGCGCACTGGCGGAAGACCATGAGGGAAACTGGCAGCTGATCTATTACAACGAGATCAACTTCAAGGAAGCAAAAGATGATAGCCTGGAGCAATTCTTCATCGGCAAACCTGAAACTTCGATTATCCCTATGCGGGAAGTTTCCTTCGAAAAAGTAAAGGATGATCTGGAACCTCCTTCAATCACATCCATCCAATGAAGTTTTTATTTATCGTCCAGGGTGAAGGTCGCGGCCATATGACCCAGGCCATCGCTTTTTCCAATATGCTCAAAATCCATAAACATGAATTGGTGGGAGTAATCCTCGGAAAAAGCAAACGAAGGGCAATACCGGAGTTTTTTTCCAAAGAAATCCAGGCTCCTGTCTATTTGGTAGAAAGCCCGAATTTCGCCTGTGACAAAGACGAAAAGGAGATTTTGATAGGCAGAACCATCCTTCAGAACCTGACTAAAACATCGACTTTCCGGAAAAGTCTCAACAAGATTCACGAAATCGTAAAAGAGGAGGAGCCTGATATTATTCTGAATTTTTATGATTTATTGGGCGGGATTTACAATGGTATTTTCCGTCCAAAAGCTGAATACTGGGTAATTGGGCATCAGTATCTAAGCTATCATCCGGATTTTAAGTTTGCTCCAGCCAAAGGATTGAATAGATTCTTTTTCAAATTGAACACTAAAATGACAGCCATCGGTGCAAGTGAGAAACTGGCGCTTTCATTTTATGAATTGGAATCTACGGATGAAATTACCGTGGTGCCTCCACTGCTACGAGAGGAAGTGAAAAAATTGGATTCAACGTTAGACGACTTTTTCCTTACCTACATAGTCAACTGCGGCTACGGTAAGGAAATCCTCAACTATGCGGCTGCCAATCCCCATCTGAAAATCCGGGCATATTGGGACAAAAAAGATGCTGCAGAGACCGAAAACCCGCTTCCTAACCTAAGCTTTCACAGAGTTCATGACAAGAGCTTTTTGAGGGATATGGCTGCATGCAAGGGATTAGTCAGCACAGCAGGATTTGAATCCATTTGCGAAGCGATTTATTTAAAAAAGCCTGTGATGGTAATCCCAGTCAAAGGTCAATACGAACAAGCTTGTAATGCGCTTGACACAGTTCATTCAGGAGCGGGGATAGCTTCGGACAATTTTGATTTTTCCAAACTGGAGAACCTGATCCAAACAAAACCTATAACTGACAATTCCTTCCAGGATTGGGTAAGCACTTGGCCAAAAACTTTCCAACAAATCTTGCCTGAAACTATGATGACTGAACCAGATCTTGTCCTTACCCAGTCATTTTCTTGATTTTATTAACCAAAACCTGCCAGGTTT from Algoriphagus sp. NG3 encodes the following:
- a CDS encoding bifunctional 4-hydroxy-2-oxoglutarate aldolase/2-dehydro-3-deoxy-phosphogluconate aldolase, encoding MNKANILFWEHYQKAPIIGISRGHSLDDVLKIAEAYEEAGLTTLEITMNTAGASKMISALRTQFPALNIGAGTVCDLSGLKDAIDSGAQFIVTPIVDEIVITHAADQQIPVFPGAFTPSEIYKAWSLGASAVKVFPATQLGVQYIKDVLAPLNNIKLLPTGGVSVSNIRSFFDAGAFGVGMGSSLFDKELIGAGDYNGLIKHFTSIKSEISKFIRG
- a CDS encoding gluconokinase, with product MLIVVTGVSGTGKTTIGSGIANLLNLPFFDADNYHPQNNIEKMSKGIPLNDEDRMPWLQALADLLAEHEKSGGAVLACSALKESYRELLKGKNSVQWIHLKGDKELIWRRMLARKNHYMKAGMLDSQFATWEEPHYGLKLNILHTPEEMLSQAMRYLGVPEESKG
- a CDS encoding amidohydrolase family protein, whose product is MKTSYTCLILLFSSFTTVLCQSYLVSNVNIISMEDEEVLENYSILVQEGKIHSIIPMSDSEAYPVDQVIDGNGGYVYPGLAEFHSHIPIAQNGDSQLQEEAMWLYLANGVLRVRGMIGDASHLKLKERIASGELDGPRLFLSGPSFRGSTVSSPEQAAQMVRDQKDAGYDHLKLHPGLKMDEFLAIATTANQVGIPFGGHVSLDVGLKASLENGYKSVEHMDGYIEALIPDYSRVLDPEIAGPFSMLLVEEADMSRLPELVNLTLETGAWMAPTLTLFDRYFGFKPAEEYRNIPEMKYMSAQQVQSWINAKTPHEQSGILTRENVQPYLDFRNQLLMTLHEAGVPMLMSSDSPQVFNVPGFSIHHEIDLMSKAGMSNYEILKSGSVNPARYFGQEGNWGVIKEGASADFVLVKSNPLEDLETLKNPVMVVMKGEIYDQQELKKQLDKIEAKYNRD
- a CDS encoding glycosyltransferase family protein, translated to MKFLFIVQGEGRGHMTQAIAFSNMLKIHKHELVGVILGKSKRRAIPEFFSKEIQAPVYLVESPNFACDKDEKEILIGRTILQNLTKTSTFRKSLNKIHEIVKEEEPDIILNFYDLLGGIYNGIFRPKAEYWVIGHQYLSYHPDFKFAPAKGLNRFFFKLNTKMTAIGASEKLALSFYELESTDEITVVPPLLREEVKKLDSTLDDFFLTYIVNCGYGKEILNYAAANPHLKIRAYWDKKDAAETENPLPNLSFHRVHDKSFLRDMAACKGLVSTAGFESICEAIYLKKPVMVIPVKGQYEQACNALDTVHSGAGIASDNFDFSKLENLIQTKPITDNSFQDWVSTWPKTFQQILPETMMTEPDLVLTQSFS
- a CDS encoding UDP-2,3-diacylglucosamine diphosphatase — protein: MKTQFKTIVVSDVHLGTKGSKAKEIARFLKQYNCDNLILNGDIIDGWQLKKSGSWKRKHTRFFNRILKMIENHSTKVYYLRGNHDDFLDQILPFQMGNLSIQKDMIYESHGKKYFITHGDVFDSITTNLRWIAYLGDIGYTFLLWLNSVVNHYRVKQGLPYFSLSQYVKGKVKSAVSYIDQYEEELAKMAKVKGCDGIICGHIHKPENREIDGIQYLNSGDWVETMSALAEDHEGNWQLIYYNEINFKEAKDDSLEQFFIGKPETSIIPMREVSFEKVKDDLEPPSITSIQ
- a CDS encoding ROK family protein encodes the protein MEKAILGLDIGGTGIKGGVLINGHLEDIRSIATPARESKEFILETISDFIESYMGYDLAGIGIGIPGLVDAREGIVLGLSNIPAFQHVELKKFLTERFAKPVFINNDANCFASGVHKFGVGRKFNHMVGITLGTGIGGGIVINGHLYSGVNSAAGEWCSASYLDHDYEHYCSGKFFEKYYHKKPKALAKLALAGDIQALKAFEEFGHHLGELIKHILYSLAPEAVILGGSIRKTYPLFKESLLRTISTFKYPTVIERFEILLSEMDETAIHGAVALVELENENEVVNN
- a CDS encoding glucosamine-6-phosphate isomerase, with protein sequence MLSKYPLSEVEKSFLQESGVEKISTLIPYLQVDNFPKLGLLTACRFLEWASANPEGVISLPTGKTPEFFIKWTQFLLENWDNKKGKEVREKYGLGNIKKPVLKDLTFVQIDEFYPISSKQNNSFYDYVNKFYIQGFGLSKEKAILINSDEIPLANGLHFKEVFPDLKVDLSLRFRDPKNEMEKLQQRSIYMIDQWCGEYEQKIRDAGGIGFFLGGIGPDGHIAFNTRGSHMYSVTRLTETNFETQAVAAGDLGGIEVSSNRLVITIGLDTIVYNPEAVAIIIAAGEAKAGIVKDSLETPLNNVYPATVLQKLKNGRFYVTKGAGVKLTDSVDAYYQKGEWTWEKTERAVIDLCKKLGKYGHRIKLSDLKSDQYTKLIPDLSEETVNEVMKSIEGKLSKGLEQEKNEVLLHTGPHHDDISLGILPHITNQLHEPTNEAHFSVLTSGFTAVTNTFVIDTLQHTKKLLDNGEIQMVHYEDFFDVGYSLKTDKDVYHYLTNVASEDAEQRLRGLCHRVVRALVIVYEIKNKTQLRETINDVISILKNSYDGEKNPAKVQKLKGMIREFEEELVWAHFGVQVKNVHHLRLGFYTGDIFTEQPDKDRDVEPIVEMFRKINPTKISLTLDPEGSGPDTHYKVLQATAAAVKKWGEEKDISDLRIIGYRNVWFKFEPHEANVIVPVSLGDMSVMEDSFANCYLSQVNASFPSYSHNGKFSTVAKRIWVDQLDSIQLLLGKNYFYQHDRAKVRSSHGLIFFRDMNVEEFLSTARELEKSIEGML